ccggcctttttttttttttgagatgaagttttgctctgttgtccaagctggagtgccatgacacaatgacagctcactgcagcctcaacctcccaggctcccaagtaggtggggctagaagcgtgcaccatcacacctggctatttctgtattttttgtatagacagggtcaCTATGTTACCtgagctggtctcagactcctgggctcaagcaatccttccactttggcctgTATGCCTACACTCAAGTGTAAAGACATATAAACCATGTCTATACTAACCAGCCAAATACTTgaacactaaaaataattttcttgatgTGGTAATGGTATCATGGTTGTATAGAATGTTCCTCTTCTTGGGAGATACGTGCTGAAAATCTGGTTTGACATCTAAACCTATTTTTGTTTTGGCAAAGAGGACATGTGTCTGTACAAAAGAAATGGAGCCAGCGTGGCAAAATGTTTACAATGACTCTGGGTGAGAGGTACATAGGTGCTTATTATACTGTTTTGTTTCTGAATTTgaaatttctcaaaattaaaaaaaaaaatctgaggagCTTTTCATAACTGGTGGGGAATGGATTCTGGGCGGTTTTGCCCCTTTTCTTTTTAGATTCAAGAAATCCATGGTGAAAGGTTTGGATTCCTACGAAGAAAAGGAGGATGAGGTGATCAAGGAGGTAAGTTAAAGCAGCAGTCCCTCACCTTTTTCGCACCAGGGGCTGGTTTCGTGGAAGATGATTTTTCCAGATGGACCCAGGCAGGGGATGGTTTCAGAATGAGactgctccacctcagatcatcaggcattagattctcataaggagcacacaacctagatacTTTGCATGCCCAGTTCACAATAGTGTTTGCgctcccatgagaatctaatgccaccgctgatctgacaggagctCAGGCAGCAGTGCTGTTGCAGCTTGCTTCCtgacaggccacagaccagtactggtccacgCCTGGGGGTGGAGGGCCCCTGAGTTAAAGGAAAGGCCTCTGAAGAAACTGGCCCCCATGATCCTGTCTAAGCAGCCTCTCTCCCACAGATGGCAGCTCAGATCCGCGAGGTGGAGCAGAGCCGGCAGGAGGTGGTTCGGTCTGTCTTAGAGGTTGGTTTCCCTCGGAGGATCCAGACAAGTATCCAAATCCACTGATCCCTGGCATTCCCAAGTCCAGCATTTCATGAACcagtgctgtttttttttttttttttttttttgagacagagtctcactgtcacccaggctggagtgtagtggcacaatcttggctgactgcaacctccacctcccaggttcaggttcgagcgattttcccgcctcagcctcctgagtagctgggattataggtgtcaccaccacgcctggctaatttctgtatttttaatagagatagggtttcatcatgttggccaggctagtcttgaactgacctcaggtgatccacccgcctcagcctgctgggattataggcgtgagccactgcacctggccatgaaaAAGTGCTTCTAAGAGAACTCTGACTGCATTCTCATTTGCTTGGCTTGAATTCCCTTACCTGTGCAAAAGGGGGCAGGCCTCGTCAGTGAATATGTGGacagggctgggagggagggagggaagtgtcTATAAAAGATGGCAGGGCAGTACCTTCCATATGCTAATTTGTGTCCTTCCTGTGATACTGGGGTCTGGAGGGTGGAGGCATGGCCTAGGCAGGCTCTTAAGCATCCCagacacatttatttttcctgaatcaAACTCAGCCTCAGGCAGTGCCAGACCCAGAAGAGGGCTCTTCAGCacctagaagctggaaagggaTGAACAGGTAAGACTGTTAGGGAATCTCTTGTTGGGAATTTGACATCTTAGAACATTCTGCAACCTTTTGGCCGGGAAATGGAAACAGATCTAATCTTTACCACCCTCATGGCTCAAGGACCTCATCTGCCAGCCTGGCTCATGTTTTTCAGCCAAGTAGCTTCCAGCTCACAGCAGCCCTCAAACTTGGACCTGCCACCAGCTCCAGAGCTTGACTGGATGGAGATAGGACCATCTCTGACATTCATTGGCCATCAGGTACAAAGGATAAGCAAGCCAGAAGAGGGCCAATGCTCCCTCATGTCTCAGGACCCCTCTTCTGATTTTCTACCTATTCTAGCCACTGCTGTCTCCACTGCAGGCTTTTCCTTCTTACTTCACTGTTCCCTAGTAGTGTTCTCAGACTACTTCTCACCCTCCAAAGGGATCCTATTCACATGTATTGCCACTTAGGAGTGCCAACTCCTAAATCTTGCCCTCTGTAGAACTCATAGTTCCAACTCAACACAGgacaattatatttaaatatcccATAGGCATCTGAAACTAACCTCCACCACTCCTGTATTTCCAATCACTAGACGCAGatcctttccttttccatctcCCATATCCTGTCAACAAGCAGTCAGTTTTAAACATCTGTCTGCCTCTATTCAGCCTTTGGACAATTTCTACTCCCCCTTCAATCCTGCCTCACAAACAGAAAATCATCGTACCACTTATGATCTTACTCTACACTTCAGCTGTATTGATTGTGTTGCTTCAGGCTTTTACAGTTGCCATTGCCTAAAACATGCTTTCCTTCCCTTATTACCTAAAGTTTACCTTCCTTTAACTGttagctcaaatgtcactttttcaTAAATGGCTTATCTGAACAGGTTATCTCTATTTCAAGTGGATGTAGCACCACGTAAAGTTGCAAACGTAATTTACCTAACTTGTGCTTAATGCTGTTCCCCAATTATGTGTGTGCTGTGAAGGCAAGGTTTTGCTCACCTGGCACGTAATAGGCACTCTACTTACGGACATCTCCACTGTTACGACTGCGAGCTTCCTAAGGACAGGGCTGTCTTAAGAATGACTTACTGTGCTTGCAAAGTTTAACATCAGCTGGGGTGCAGAATTTAGCATTGTGGCAGCAGTCACACCCACCTCTTTTGAAGTGTGCTTTGTCTGtcttttctaggatttttttttttttttttaattatggctaGACTTTAActagcattttttttccccatttccaaTTACAGGATATACCAGGAGTTGGTAACATCCACTCAGGTAAGGTCCAGGGCAGAGTTTTTTAAACCCTgggagataattttctttttttcttttttaataaagttgGCCAAGATAAAGCATATGTATCTGGTAAAAgccttgtatccagaatataggAAGAACTGTCAACTTGATATTAAACAACCCAATAAAAGCATATGAATAGATGttcatcattagtcattagagaaatgcaaaccacagtgaaataccactaTGTATGTATTGGAATGGCAAAAATTAAAGACTGTGCCAAGTGTTTGGCAATGTAGAAAAACCAAacccttggccaggcacggtggctcaagcctgtaatcccagcattttgggaggccgagacgggcagatcacgaggtcaggaaatcgagaccatcttggctgacacggtgaaaccctgtctctactaaaaaatacaaaagaataaactagccaggcaaggtggcgggcgcctgtagtcccagctacttgggaggctgaggcaggagaatgcgtaaacccaggaggcggagcttgcagtgagctgagatccggccactgcactccagcctgggtgacagagcaagactccgtctcaaaaaaaaaaaaaaaagaaaaaaaaaagaaagaaaaaccaccaAATCCTCATACACTACTGCTTAAAATGTAAACTGGTAATAGTCACTTCGGAAAACAGTTCAGGATACACCTACGATATTATCCAGGCATTCCACTCCTAACTAGAGAAAAGAAAGCGTGTCTACACAGACTTGTACACAAATCTTCAGAACAGCTTTATTTGTAGCAGCTCCAaattggaaacaattcaaatgtctatcaacaggcAAATGGATTAACAACGGAATAGTACTCCAGGATGAAGACAGAATTTTTGATACATACAACACAGATTAATCTCAAAAGGCCAGACCcagccggcgcggtggctcatgcctgtaatcccagcactttgggaggccgaggcaggtggatcacgaggtcaggagtttgagaccagcctggccaacatgataaaaccctgtctctactaaaaatacaaaaattagctgggagtcgtggtgtgcacctgtattcccagtactcgggaggcttaggttgcagtgagctgggaacgtgccactgcactccagcctgggctagagtaagactcctctcaaaaaaaaaaaaaaaaaggccagacccCACTCAATATCCACACACAGAaaatcctaaaaaatacaaagcaacgGAAAGATCACTGATTGCCTggacaggaaaatattttaatggggGCAGTGATACTTAGAGGCAGATGTTTGGGGTCTTGATTGTAATAGCTTCACTCAAAAGTCACCAAATTTAAATGTGTATCGTTTATGTCAATTATGCCTCAAAGCCATTTTAAAATGACTATCACATATGGGGTAAATTAGCCTAGGGTCTTCTTCCTAAGCTCCAGAATTCCTGGGCTTTGCTTTTAGACATTTCTAGTTCTTAATTAGGAGAGGTGAGCTAACAGCTAGGACATGCTTCACAATAGCctgaagacttaaaaaaaaaaaagaagcctttatttctttttcaggtgccACACCTCCCTGGATGATCCAAGAGGAATACATCGGTGGGAACCAAGAAATAGGACCATCCTATGAAGAATTTCTTAAAGAAAGTAAGTAAACTAATTCAAGAAAGGGTCTTCTAAATCTTCACACTCAAAAACAGTTTcctggttgggcgcggtggctcacgcctgtaatcccagcactttgagaggccgaggtgggcggatcacaaggtcaggagatcgagaccatggtgaaaccccgtctctactaaaaatagaaaaaattagccgggcgcagtggcgggcgcctgtagtcccagctactcgggaggctgaggcaggagaatggtgtgaacctgggaggcggagcttgcagtgagccgagattgcgccactgcactccagcctgggcgacagagcgagactccgtctcaaaaaaaaaaaaaaaaaaaaacaaacaaacaaacaaaaaacaaaaaaaaccagtttcCTTGCCTGTGTGtgatggctcatggctgtaatcctagcactttgggaggctgaggtgggtcacttgagcccagaagtttgaaaacagcctggacaacatagtgagaccccatctctatattttttaataaagaaaaataaaaagttgtttccTTATCATTGCACAGAGGAAAAACAGAAGTTGAAAAAACTCCCCCCAGACCGAGTTGGGGCCAACTTTGATCACAGCTCCAGGACCAGTGCAGGCTGGCTGCCCTCTTTTGGCCGCGTCTGGAATAATGGACGACGCTGGCAGTCCAGGTATGTGTTCAGTGCCAGGTCTCCAACCTACCCATCCAACCTCCTTTTTGGAGATATCACCCTTCATCCTGTTAaccctttatttcctttcagACATCAATTCAAAACTGAAGCTGCAGCAATGAAGAAGCAGTCACATACAGAAAAAAGCTAATCATGCCTTACCAACTACCATGAGGCTAAAAGCAAAGTCAACAAACCCCTACTTTCCACCGAATTCTTTATCATTGTCTTTCTTAGGAAACAGACATACTCATTCATTtgatttaataaagttttatttttccaaatgtacAGTTGGTTGgacctgtaaaaaaaaattaaaagaatcagAACCATAAAGCTTTGTATCTACCTCCTACTCCATGAGCCCAGGCATTCCTACTCACCTATTCATGCATCTTCACCAGCAGCTGGAGCATCTCCGCCCTTGGTATTTCTGGTGTAAATTACTTGAGCTCTGTGCTTTGAAACCAGTTTGATAAGTCCTAGGAAGAAAAGATAGTAGGATGAGATGCTTAATAGATGCTATAATAGAAACTAGTAAGGTttttggttgggcatggtggctcatgcttgtaatcccaccactttgggaggtgaaggcaggcagacagcttgaggtaaggagttgcacaccagcctggccaacatggtgaaaccccatctctaccgaagatacaaaaattagtgaggcatggtggcacgtgtttgtaatcccagctacttgggaggctaaggtgtgaggactgcctgaacccaggagttggtggttgcagtgagccaagactgcccctctgcactccagcctgggcgacagagtgagactgtcttttttttttttttttgaggcggagtctcgctctgccgcccaggctggagtgcagtggccggatctcagctcactgcaagctccgcctcccgggtttacgccattctcctgcctcagcctcccgagtagctgcgactacaggcgcccgccacctcgcccggctagatttttgtatttcttagtagagacggggtttcaccgggttaaccaggatggtcttgatctcctgacctcgtgatccgcccgtctcggcctcccaaagtgctgggattacaggcttgagccaccgcgcccggccgagactgtcttaaaaaacaacaacaacaacaacaaaaccccaaacaacaacaacaaaaccccaaaaaaacaaaaacacactattaaggtttttgttttggccgggtgtagtggctcatgcctataatcccagcactttggaccggtggatctcttgagcccaggagaccagcctgggcaacatagcaaaacagcATCTCTATttaaacggaaaaaaaaaaaccaaaaaaacgccggggggcgggggggctCTCTCCAAGGTGCCCAGAATGtactcaaactccttggctcaaatgatcctcctgccttggcctcccaagtagctagaaataCAAGGGTATCACTGCACCTGCTTAATCTGACGTTTGGTAACAGAGAATCCTACAGTTTTTAACGATCATCtatctttacttttcctttaaatTAGGGGCCCATTATCTTCTACCGCACCTCCCCGcccccttttttgagacagtctcttgctctgtcaccaaagctggagtgcagtagtgccatctcggctcactgccacctccatctcctgggttcaagcaatcctcatgcctcagcatcctgagtagctgggattataggcgtgcgccaccacgtccggctaatttttgtattttcagtaaagacaggttttcaccatattggccaggctggtctcgaactcctgacctccggtgattcacccacctcggccttcctaagtgctagaattacagatgttcAGTCACTATAGTTAGCTGAACCTTATTATTGTGGAATTATGGTAATCAAACCATACTACTGAGTAGACCATACTAaatttctggttttaaaatttaatacatcAAAACATTTACCATAAAGGttttcaacattttcaaaattgttttaaaatagtaatctaattatttcaaaaactgtTGTCCCTGTAATTCTGTGCATCCATTTACTTGAAACATAAAAGATCCTTGGGCTTCACCAAACTGCCACAGGGTCCACAGCACGAAAGTGGCTACGAACCCTAAGAATTCATCTCAGGAGTAAGACATCA
Above is a genomic segment from Chlorocebus sabaeus isolate Y175 chromosome 1, mChlSab1.0.hap1, whole genome shotgun sequence containing:
- the CENATAC gene encoding centrosomal AT-AC splicing factor isoform X2 codes for the protein MAPAQRCPLCRQTFFCGRGHVYSRKHQRQLKEALERLLPQVEAARKAIRAAQVERYVPEHERCCWCLCCGCEVREHLSHGNLTVLYGGLLEHLASPEHKKATNKFWWENKAEVQMKEKFLVTPQDYVRFKKSMVKGLDSYEEKEDEVIKEMAAQIREVEQSRQEVVRSVLEPQAVPDPEEGSSAPRSWKGMNSQVASSSQQPSNLDLPPAPELDWMEIGPSLTFIGHQDIPGVGNIHSGATPPWMIQEEYIGGNQEIGPSYEEFLKEKEKQKLKKLPPDRVGANFDHSSRTSAGWLPSFGRVWNNGRRWQSRHQFKTEAAAMKKQSHTEKS
- the CENATAC gene encoding centrosomal AT-AC splicing factor isoform X1 translates to MAPAQRCPLCRQTFFCGRGHVYSRKHQRQLKEALERLLPQVEAARKAIRAAQVERYVPEHERCCWCLCCGCEVREHLSHGNLTVLYGGLLEHLASPEHKKATNKFWWENKAEVQMKEKFLVTPQDYVRFKKSMVKGLDSYEEKEDEVIKEMAAQIREVEQSRQEVVRSVLEPQAVPDPEEGSSAPRSWKGMNSQVASSSQQPSNLDLPPAPELDWMEIGPSLTFIGHQDIPGVGNIHSGATPPWMIQEEYIGGNQEIGPSYEEFLKEKEKQKLKKLPPDRVGANFDHSSRTSAGWLPSFGRVWNNGRRWQSRYVFSARSPTYPSNLLFGDITLHPVNPLFPFRHQFKTEAAAMKKQSHTEKS